One region of Elstera cyanobacteriorum genomic DNA includes:
- a CDS encoding NAD(P)/FAD-dependent oxidoreductase has protein sequence MTAPLIVGVGPAGIRAAQTLVAAGLRPQVVDEAPASGGQIYRQPLQPDGRSAQALYGSEAGKAVDLHRTFDGVLGKIDYYPNALLWNLRDGQADLAIAGRAKRIAYDGLILATGATDRILPVPGWTLPGVYTLGGSQVALKAQGCAIGRKVVFCGTGPLLYLVAWQYWKAGVTVAAVLDTAPASAKLALVRGLTLAPAIVLRGLKFGFDLKRAGVPIYSGVEALRFGGTARVEGISWRAGGREHHLLCDGIGYGLSLRPETQVADLAGCAFRFSARDRAFVPQKDAAGRSSVAGVYLAGDGAGIAGADAAERAGERAALALLQDRAFPVDTARCAALESDLAKIEKIRDMLEAAFPFPAHWAATLPDDLTLCRCEDVSVGSVRQAVQAFGLTEMNRLKAVTRTGMGRCQGRMCGAAVAEVLAGACGREVAAVGRLRGQAPVKPVPLTLEAAE, from the coding sequence ATGACCGCGCCCTTGATCGTCGGCGTAGGCCCCGCCGGTATCCGCGCCGCGCAAACCTTGGTTGCCGCTGGGCTGCGGCCCCAGGTGGTCGATGAAGCCCCGGCGAGCGGCGGGCAGATTTATCGTCAGCCTTTGCAGCCCGATGGCCGCAGCGCCCAGGCGCTTTACGGCTCGGAAGCTGGGAAGGCGGTCGATCTGCACCGGACCTTCGACGGGGTGCTGGGGAAGATCGACTATTATCCGAATGCGCTGCTGTGGAACCTGCGCGACGGGCAGGCCGATCTTGCCATTGCCGGGCGGGCAAAACGCATCGCCTACGATGGGCTGATCCTGGCGACGGGCGCGACCGATCGCATTCTGCCCGTTCCGGGCTGGACCTTGCCGGGTGTCTATACCCTCGGCGGATCGCAGGTCGCCCTGAAGGCGCAGGGCTGCGCGATTGGGCGGAAAGTGGTTTTTTGCGGCACTGGGCCGCTCTTATACCTCGTCGCTTGGCAATATTGGAAAGCGGGGGTGACGGTCGCGGCGGTGCTGGATACCGCACCCGCATCGGCCAAGCTGGCGTTGGTGCGTGGGCTGACACTGGCCCCGGCCATTGTTTTGCGCGGCCTCAAATTCGGCTTCGATCTTAAGCGCGCAGGCGTGCCAATCTATTCGGGCGTCGAGGCGTTGCGCTTTGGCGGCACCGCGCGGGTGGAGGGGATTTCTTGGCGCGCGGGCGGGCGGGAGCATCATCTGCTCTGCGACGGGATCGGTTACGGCCTTTCCCTTAGACCCGAAACCCAAGTGGCCGATCTCGCCGGTTGCGCGTTTCGTTTTTCGGCGCGCGACCGCGCGTTCGTGCCGCAGAAGGATGCCGCAGGCCGCAGTTCGGTTGCGGGCGTTTATCTTGCGGGCGATGGCGCCGGGATCGCCGGGGCCGATGCGGCGGAACGGGCCGGGGAACGGGCGGCGCTGGCCCTGCTACAAGACCGGGCTTTCCCCGTCGATACGGCGCGCTGTGCGGCGCTCGAGTCTGACCTCGCCAAGATCGAGAAAATCCGCGACATGCTGGAAGCCGCGTTCCCATTCCCGGCCCATTGGGCGGCAACCTTGCCAGATGATCTAACCCTCTGCCGCTGCGAAGATGTGTCGGTCGGCAGCGTTCGGCAGGCGGTGCAAGCGTTTGGGCTGACCGAGATGAACCGGCTGAAGGCTGTCACCCGCACCGGTATGGGCCGCTGTCAGGGCCGCATGTGCGGCGCGGCGGTGGCGGAAGTGCTGGCGGGCGCCTGCGGGCGCGAGGTTGCGGCCGTGGGGCGGCTGCGCGGACAGGCGCCGGTCAAGCCCGTGCCGCTGACCCTGGAGGCGGCGGAATGA
- a CDS encoding IclR family transcriptional regulator, with the protein MTADELTPSSPDAPLSSLRRALGLLRLLGADDGGGMRLKDIAAAAGCSQPTAHRALQDLQAEGFVEQVSGGKRYRLGLDFFVLAARAGQATGLRDLARPRLLRLSATLTDTIFLLVRHRYDVVCLDRVEGPFPIRSFTGDIGGRIPLGIGQGSLAILAHLPEAEAEEVIRFNMPRLLDRGFLDEAGLRLELAKARAQGWVSLNTGLIPGMAGVAVPVLDASGTPVAALSVGTLAERLGPERLPTVLKILQTEATALGAALNPFDPSVRYPSRSLSSLG; encoded by the coding sequence ATGACTGCTGACGAATTAACACCTTCTTCGCCCGACGCCCCCCTCTCCAGCCTGCGCCGCGCCCTGGGGCTGCTGCGCCTGCTGGGCGCGGATGACGGCGGCGGTATGCGACTAAAGGATATTGCCGCCGCCGCCGGGTGCAGCCAGCCGACCGCCCACCGCGCTTTGCAGGATTTGCAGGCGGAAGGGTTTGTGGAGCAGGTTTCGGGCGGCAAACGCTATCGGCTGGGGCTGGATTTTTTCGTGCTGGCCGCGCGCGCCGGGCAAGCGACGGGGCTGCGCGACCTTGCCCGCCCGCGCCTGCTGCGCCTCTCCGCGACCCTGACCGATACGATTTTTCTGCTGGTACGCCACCGCTACGATGTCGTGTGCCTCGACCGGGTGGAGGGCCCCTTCCCCATCCGCTCCTTCACCGGCGACATTGGCGGGCGCATTCCCTTGGGCATCGGCCAAGGCAGCCTCGCCATCCTCGCCCATCTGCCGGAAGCCGAAGCCGAAGAAGTCATCCGCTTCAATATGCCCCGCCTGCTGGATCGCGGCTTCCTGGACGAAGCAGGCCTGCGGCTGGAACTCGCGAAAGCCCGCGCGCAGGGCTGGGTCAGCCTCAATACCGGCCTGATCCCCGGCATGGCGGGCGTCGCCGTGCCCGTGCTGGACGCCAGCGGCACCCCCGTCGCCGCCCTATCGGTCGGCACCCTCGCCGAACGGCTGGGACCGGAACGGCTGCCGACCGTGCTGAAAATCCTACAAACCGAAGCCACTGCCTTGGGCGCGGCGCTGAACCCCTTCGACCCCTCGGTGCGCTACCCGTCGCGGAGTTTGAGTAGCCTGGGGTGA
- a CDS encoding ABC transporter permease: protein MQKNGLIALLFHTLVIMFMLAPMVIICLVAFTPENTLTIPTTSFSLRWFHAIFEHPDFVDSFKNSLWLALLSATIATALAVPAGLALDRYEFPGRGALNGLFMSPLIIPHLVLGVAFLRLFALIGATGSFTWLVASHVVVILPYVLRLVLAALAGMDRSAEQAALTLGASSWTSFRRVTAPMILPGITGGWLLAFINSFDELTMSIFITSPQTVTLPVRMYMYATESIDPMMAAVSALMVALTAAAMLVLDRAFGLDKILIGQK, encoded by the coding sequence ATGCAGAAAAACGGCCTGATCGCCCTGCTGTTCCACACGCTCGTCATTATGTTCATGCTCGCGCCGATGGTGATCATCTGCCTCGTCGCCTTCACGCCGGAAAATACGCTGACGATCCCGACCACTAGTTTTTCCTTACGCTGGTTCCACGCGATCTTCGAGCACCCGGACTTCGTCGATTCGTTCAAGAACAGCCTGTGGCTGGCGCTGCTGTCGGCGACGATTGCGACGGCGCTGGCGGTTCCGGCGGGGCTTGCGCTCGACCGCTATGAATTTCCAGGCCGGGGGGCGTTGAACGGCCTCTTCATGTCGCCGCTGATCATTCCGCATCTGGTGCTGGGCGTCGCCTTTCTGCGGCTATTTGCGCTGATTGGGGCGACCGGCAGCTTTACGTGGCTGGTGGCCAGCCATGTCGTCGTCATCCTGCCCTATGTCTTGCGCCTCGTGCTGGCGGCGCTGGCGGGGATGGACCGGTCGGCGGAACAGGCGGCGCTGACGCTCGGGGCTTCGTCCTGGACCAGTTTTCGCCGTGTCACCGCGCCGATGATCCTGCCCGGCATTACCGGCGGCTGGCTGCTGGCCTTCATCAATAGTTTCGACGAGTTGACCATGTCGATTTTTATCACCTCGCCGCAGACCGTCACCCTGCCGGTGCGGATGTATATGTATGCGACCGAATCCATCGACCCGATGATGGCGGCGGTTTCCGCCCTGATGGTCGCGCTGACGGCGGCGGCGATGCTGGTGCTCGACCGCGCCTTCGGCCTCGATAAAATCCTGATCGGGCAGAAATGA
- a CDS encoding ABC transporter substrate-binding protein, with protein MTKTRCLITVSAAALALAAGSAAAQSKTLYVGMNGGNFEKAFTSAVFPDFEKANDVKVVVVPGGSADILAKATAAKDKPQMHVMFLDDGVMVRAIGAGLCEPLKPSANLNAVLPGSRMKNDMAVGIDLGMTGLAYNKKMFDEKGWAAPTSWMDLADPKYKGKVVFQSASASSFGLHAFLMFNRIQGGSETNVEPGFNKFTSLIGGNVLEFIPSSAKISEMVQTGEAAIFPLTPTAVSNLKDKGIPVEYAQPKEGSVVLMVAQCVIAKNSEPELAQKLAEYLLSPEAQSKALAAGNIVPSNPAAKATTPEAEKKLEVFHTYMKTAVNLDWDAINEKRPDWNSRWNKMIER; from the coding sequence ATGACTAAGACCCGTTGCCTTATTACCGTTTCCGCTGCCGCCTTGGCACTCGCCGCCGGGTCCGCCGCCGCCCAGAGCAAGACGCTCTACGTCGGCATGAACGGCGGTAACTTCGAAAAAGCTTTTACCTCTGCCGTTTTCCCGGATTTCGAGAAGGCGAACGATGTGAAAGTCGTCGTCGTCCCCGGTGGCTCGGCGGATATTCTGGCGAAGGCCACCGCCGCCAAAGATAAGCCGCAGATGCACGTCATGTTCCTGGATGACGGCGTGATGGTGCGCGCGATCGGCGCGGGCCTGTGCGAACCGTTGAAGCCCTCGGCCAATCTCAATGCCGTGCTGCCCGGCAGCCGCATGAAGAACGATATGGCGGTTGGGATCGACCTTGGCATGACCGGCCTCGCCTACAATAAGAAGATGTTCGACGAAAAGGGCTGGGCCGCCCCGACGTCGTGGATGGACCTTGCCGACCCGAAGTATAAGGGCAAGGTTGTCTTCCAATCGGCCTCCGCCTCCTCCTTCGGGTTGCACGCTTTCCTGATGTTCAACCGCATCCAGGGCGGCTCCGAAACCAATGTCGAGCCGGGCTTTAACAAGTTCACCAGCTTGATCGGCGGCAATGTGCTGGAATTTATCCCCAGCTCCGCCAAAATTTCCGAAATGGTACAGACTGGCGAAGCCGCGATCTTCCCGCTGACCCCGACCGCTGTATCGAACCTGAAGGACAAGGGCATTCCGGTGGAATATGCCCAGCCCAAGGAAGGGTCGGTCGTGCTGATGGTGGCGCAGTGCGTCATCGCCAAGAATTCCGAACCGGAACTGGCGCAGAAGCTGGCTGAATATTTGCTGTCGCCAGAAGCGCAAAGCAAGGCGCTGGCCGCCGGGAATATCGTACCCTCGAACCCCGCCGCCAAAGCGACGACGCCGGAGGCGGAAAAGAAACTGGAAGTCTTCCACACCTATATGAAGACCGCCGTTAACCTGGATTGGGATGCAATCAACGAAAAGCGGCCCGACTGGAACAGCCGCTGGAATAAGATGATCGAACGCTAG
- a CDS encoding (2Fe-2S)-binding protein encodes MPLLHRLTRTDTTPLPFTLDGIPREGRAGDTLLTAILTQAEALRRNEFSGAPRAGFCQMGACQDCWVELESGERLRACTTPLVAGMRIVTKTGGSR; translated from the coding sequence ATGCCCCTGCTGCACCGCCTCACCCGCACCGATACGACCCCCTTGCCGTTCACGCTCGACGGTATCCCGCGCGAAGGGCGGGCGGGCGATACGCTGCTGACCGCGATTTTAACCCAGGCAGAAGCCCTGCGCCGCAACGAGTTTTCCGGCGCCCCGCGCGCGGGGTTTTGCCAGATGGGCGCCTGCCAGGATTGTTGGGTGGAGCTTGAGAGCGGTGAGCGGCTCCGGGCCTGCACCACGCCGTTGGTCGCGGGCATGCGGATTGTGACGAAGACCGGAGGCAGCCGATGA
- a CDS encoding NAD(P)/FAD-dependent oxidoreductase yields MSGRLSVDVAIIGGGLAGSSAALALRGMGISVALFDKGFCGAQASGVNYGGVRRQGRPPEQLPLAARAAGVWTRLRGLIGIDGEYERSGHLKLAQTEADMAALEAYAETVSGYGLDLQLMGGAALRKRFPWIGDGMVGGSYCPSDGHANPRLVATAFPAAARRAGAQVFEQTAVVGVTRQADGFWLETATNLRVRAGIVLNTAGAWAAPFAESFGEPLPLSRIYPSMIVTEPLPPLMDVNIGMEGGAIYARQVARGNCVIGGERGLVLADPDFSRPSSDGARAIMNRAARFFPALQHAHAIRFWTGTEGATPDKNPIIGFSTTTPGLIHAFGFTGAGFQITPGVGEVLAELVRDGHSPTPITAFSPARFRPARSPASPGLTGAQDQNNQQKSEQREGFPS; encoded by the coding sequence ATGAGCGGGCGGCTATCGGTCGATGTCGCCATCATTGGCGGCGGTCTTGCGGGCAGTTCGGCGGCGCTCGCCCTGCGGGGCATGGGCATTTCCGTTGCGCTGTTTGATAAAGGTTTCTGTGGCGCGCAGGCGAGCGGGGTCAATTACGGCGGGGTTCGCCGTCAGGGCCGCCCGCCCGAACAATTGCCGCTGGCGGCGCGCGCGGCGGGCGTTTGGACGCGGTTGCGTGGGCTGATCGGGATTGACGGGGAATATGAACGCTCCGGTCATCTCAAGCTGGCCCAGACTGAAGCCGATATGGCGGCGCTGGAAGCCTATGCCGAGACGGTGTCGGGCTATGGTCTTGATCTGCAACTGATGGGCGGCGCCGCCCTGCGAAAGCGCTTTCCCTGGATCGGCGACGGGATGGTCGGCGGCTCCTACTGCCCGTCCGACGGGCACGCCAATCCGCGCCTTGTGGCGACAGCCTTTCCGGCAGCAGCCCGGCGGGCGGGGGCGCAGGTCTTCGAACAAACCGCTGTGGTCGGCGTGACCCGTCAGGCCGACGGCTTTTGGCTTGAAACCGCGACGAACCTGCGGGTGCGGGCGGGGATTGTCCTCAATACCGCAGGTGCCTGGGCCGCGCCGTTTGCCGAGAGTTTCGGCGAACCTTTGCCGCTTAGCCGCATTTACCCGTCGATGATCGTGACGGAACCCCTGCCGCCGCTGATGGATGTGAATATCGGCATGGAAGGCGGGGCGATCTATGCCCGCCAGGTGGCGCGCGGCAATTGCGTTATTGGCGGCGAGCGCGGGCTCGTGTTGGCCGATCCCGATTTCTCCCGCCCCAGCAGCGACGGGGCGCGGGCGATCATGAACCGCGCCGCCCGCTTCTTCCCGGCCTTGCAACACGCCCACGCCATCCGCTTTTGGACGGGAACGGAGGGGGCGACCCCCGACAAGAACCCGATCATTGGCTTTAGCACGACAACGCCCGGGCTGATCCACGCCTTTGGCTTCACCGGCGCCGGTTTCCAGATTACCCCCGGCGTTGGCGAGGTCTTGGCCGAGCTTGTGCGCGACGGTCATAGCCCGACGCCGATTACCGCTTTTTCCCCGGCGCGCTTTCGGCCCGCCCGGTCCCCCGCTTCGCCCGGCCTAACCGGGGCGCAAGACCAAAACAACCAGCAAAAATCTGAACAGAGAGAGGGTTTTCCGTCATGA
- a CDS encoding leucine-rich repeat domain-containing protein: protein MTIIPEFDGTNGMAVALARIAQEAEAKTGGLDLSDLGLSALPEALRDVPHLRELDCSWNAISSLDGLQNCTALQSLDCSNTQITNLDALQNCAVLQSLDCFNTQITNLEGLQNCAVLQSLDCFNTQITSLDGLQNCTALQRLYCFGTQITSLDGLQNCTELQRLSCSFTEITGLDGLQNCTELQSLYCAETQITSLDALQNCTALQILNCSYTQITNLDALQNCTALQSLYCFDTPLKTYPPEFLARPALESVIITTLSGFPPEILSNGYDDNCLPRLRDYLADREQNPTPVRDVKLFLLGNGGTGKTQMARHLRGEAFSPDWDSTHGIQVTTATLPGDDQQGETRLHLWDFGGQELYHSTHTLFLRSRAVFALLWSADREPADASTLNVDPRNFMSRTYPRQYWLDHIADHAGADSPVLLVQSKCDTRADEQPAPPTEGAAFAFLRRLQFGAQKPYRARDLRAALQDAVDHLRENEDVRVIGQAWQAVQHAIENLREADGTYRPENQRRDQAWFADLCAQHGVKSAPATLRTYLHRCGVIFYQPGLFGDQIILDQTWAIGAIYALFSRDKVYSHLREKHGRFTLADLSALVWDAEGFSPDEQALFLSFMETCGICFAYQGTGAETIYLAPDLLPEQSAFALELDEAWHSFPGQPATMTYDYSLLHRGIMRALICRIGQEAQMRGRYWRDGLYVYEATTRSRAYIRQIFGPRDGHATAAPWAGSLTLEVKGDREKRLFDLLRGWIEDINHDFGVKNPTPRDTPPPRPDEAETFKPTFTEEPMSDYKLYVSYCWKDLQAVPKDEKAAVETFMETARGKNIPVLRDKDAIKFGEKLKNYMKSLSQGQRIFIFMSDSYLRSPYCMYELYHIWKFSEQCKIDFIERVRIYLLGGLKITKPQDIAPYAEYWESEHAEQKQAFDRISAADPAPELRENFGLITQFYQSIATILSTINSHLRPVEWDEFIQYALDDLTPSP, encoded by the coding sequence ATGACGATTATTCCCGAGTTTGATGGCACTAATGGGATGGCCGTGGCCCTCGCCCGGATTGCGCAGGAGGCAGAGGCGAAGACGGGGGGCTTGGATCTTTCTGATTTGGGGCTATCCGCATTGCCGGAGGCTCTGCGGGACGTGCCGCATTTGCGGGAATTGGATTGTTCGTGGAACGCGATCAGCAGCCTCGACGGGCTGCAGAACTGCACCGCCCTGCAAAGCCTCGACTGCTCCAACACCCAGATCACCAACCTCGACGCGCTGCAGAACTGCGCCGTCCTGCAAAGCCTCGACTGCTTCAACACCCAGATCACCAACCTCGAGGGGCTGCAAAACTGCGCCGTCCTGCAAAGCCTCGACTGCTTCAACACCCAGATAACCAGCCTTGATGGGCTGCAGAACTGTACCGCCCTACAAAGGCTCTACTGCTTCGGCACCCAGATAACCAGCCTCGACGGGCTGCAGAACTGCACCGAACTGCAAAGGCTCAGCTGCTCCTTCACCGAGATCACCGGCCTCGACGGGCTGCAGAACTGTACCGAACTGCAAAGCCTCTACTGCGCCGAAACCCAGATCACCAGCCTAGATGCGCTGCAAAACTGTACCGCCCTACAAATCCTCAACTGCTCCTACACCCAGATCACCAACCTCGACGCGCTGCAAAACTGTACCGCCCTGCAAAGCCTCTACTGCTTCGACACTCCCCTAAAAACCTATCCACCGGAGTTTTTGGCACGCCCAGCGCTGGAATCCGTAATCATCACCACGCTGTCAGGCTTCCCCCCGGAAATCCTATCGAACGGTTACGATGACAACTGCCTCCCGCGCCTGCGCGACTATTTAGCCGACCGAGAGCAAAACCCCACTCCCGTCCGCGATGTAAAACTGTTCCTGCTGGGCAATGGCGGCACCGGCAAAACCCAGATGGCGCGGCATTTGCGCGGAGAGGCCTTCAGCCCCGATTGGGATAGCACCCACGGCATTCAGGTTACCACCGCTACACTACCGGGCGACGATCAGCAGGGCGAAACACGCCTGCACCTGTGGGATTTTGGCGGGCAGGAGCTATACCACAGCACCCATACGCTGTTTTTGCGCAGCCGCGCCGTCTTTGCCCTGCTGTGGTCGGCGGATCGGGAACCGGCGGATGCCAGCACCCTGAATGTCGATCCGCGCAACTTTATGTCGCGCACCTATCCCCGCCAATATTGGCTGGACCATATCGCCGACCATGCAGGCGCGGACAGCCCGGTTTTGCTGGTGCAAAGCAAATGCGACACCCGGGCCGACGAACAGCCCGCACCGCCCACCGAAGGGGCTGCCTTCGCGTTTCTGCGCCGGTTGCAGTTCGGCGCGCAGAAACCCTATCGTGCCCGCGATCTGCGCGCCGCCCTGCAGGACGCGGTGGACCATCTGCGCGAGAACGAGGACGTGCGGGTAATCGGCCAAGCATGGCAGGCCGTGCAGCACGCGATTGAAAACCTGCGCGAGGCCGATGGCACCTATCGACCGGAGAATCAGCGGCGGGATCAAGCGTGGTTTGCCGATCTCTGCGCACAGCATGGCGTTAAAAGCGCGCCCGCAACCTTGCGCACCTATTTGCACCGCTGTGGGGTGATTTTCTACCAGCCCGGCCTGTTCGGCGACCAAATCATTCTCGATCAAACTTGGGCCATTGGCGCAATCTATGCCCTGTTTAGCCGGGACAAAGTTTATTCCCACCTTCGGGAGAAGCACGGGCGCTTTACCCTCGCCGACCTCAGCGCCCTAGTATGGGATGCGGAAGGCTTTAGCCCGGACGAACAAGCACTATTCCTTTCCTTCATGGAAACCTGCGGGATTTGTTTTGCGTATCAGGGCACCGGGGCGGAAACGATCTACCTCGCCCCCGATCTGTTGCCGGAACAATCGGCCTTCGCCCTCGAACTTGACGAGGCGTGGCATAGTTTCCCCGGCCAGCCCGCCACCATGACCTATGACTATAGCTTGCTGCATCGGGGCATCATGCGCGCCTTGATCTGCCGGATCGGCCAGGAAGCCCAAATGCGCGGGCGCTATTGGCGCGACGGGCTGTATGTTTACGAGGCAACAACCCGCAGCCGGGCTTATATTCGGCAAATCTTCGGCCCGCGCGATGGTCACGCCACCGCAGCCCCCTGGGCGGGTAGCCTGACCCTTGAGGTCAAGGGCGATCGCGAAAAGCGTTTATTTGATCTGCTGCGCGGGTGGATCGAGGACATTAACCACGACTTCGGCGTGAAAAACCCCACCCCCCGCGATACCCCACCGCCCCGGCCAGACGAGGCGGAAACCTTCAAGCCGACCTTCACCGAAGAACCGATGAGCGATTACAAGCTCTATGTTTCTTATTGCTGGAAGGATTTGCAGGCGGTTCCAAAAGACGAAAAAGCCGCTGTCGAGACCTTTATGGAGACAGCGAGAGGAAAAAATATTCCCGTTCTAAGGGATAAAGATGCGATAAAATTCGGCGAAAAACTCAAAAACTATATGAAATCCTTGAGCCAGGGCCAGCGCATCTTCATTTTTATGAGCGATTCTTATTTACGGTCGCCGTACTGCATGTATGAGCTTTATCATATCTGGAAGTTTAGCGAACAATGTAAAATAGATTTTATCGAACGTGTCCGCATTTACCTACTCGGCGGCTTAAAAATAACTAAACCACAGGATATTGCCCCCTATGCCGAATACTGGGAATCTGAACACGCCGAACAAAAACAAGCCTTTGACCGCATTAGCGCGGCGGATCCAGCGCCGGAATTGCGGGAAAATTTTGGCCTTATCACCCAGTTTTACCAGTCCATCGCCACCATCCTCTCTACCATCAACAGCCATCTTAGGCCGGTAGAGTGGGATGAGTTCATCCAATACGCCCTGGATGACCTCACCCCGTCCCCCTAA
- a CDS encoding ABC transporter permease, translating to MTAPRLTPTLLVGPGALLFLALVVLPLVLTFILSFHAFDHTAGVKNEFTLGHYWAVISDDYYLNIFWRTLRLALLTTVICALIGAPEAYILSRMRDPWRSIFLLVVLGPLLVSVVVRAFGWSMLLGGNGLVNQAIQALGFGPVKILYTETAIVIALVHVMLPFMVIPVWTALQKLDPTVEAAAWTLGASRFTTLRRVVLPQVTMGVLSGSLIVFGLSASSFAIPGLLGGRRLKMAATLVYDEYMHELNWPLGAAIAIIVLLANLLIMLSYNRVVEARARRTLG from the coding sequence ATGACGGCGCCGCGCCTAACCCCCACGCTGCTGGTCGGCCCCGGCGCGCTGCTGTTCCTGGCGCTGGTGGTCCTACCGCTGGTGCTGACCTTCATTCTGTCCTTCCACGCCTTCGACCATACGGCGGGCGTGAAGAATGAGTTCACCCTCGGTCATTACTGGGCCGTCATCAGCGACGATTACTATCTGAATATCTTCTGGCGCACCCTGCGGTTGGCGCTGCTGACGACGGTGATCTGTGCGCTGATCGGCGCGCCGGAAGCTTATATTCTGTCGCGGATGCGCGACCCCTGGCGGTCGATCTTCCTGCTGGTCGTACTCGGGCCGCTGCTGGTCTCGGTCGTGGTACGCGCCTTTGGCTGGAGCATGCTGCTGGGCGGCAATGGTCTTGTTAACCAAGCCATTCAGGCGCTCGGTTTCGGGCCGGTGAAAATCCTCTACACCGAAACCGCCATCGTCATCGCCCTTGTGCATGTGATGCTGCCCTTCATGGTCATCCCGGTCTGGACGGCCTTGCAGAAGCTCGATCCGACCGTGGAAGCGGCGGCCTGGACGCTGGGCGCCTCGCGCTTTACCACGCTGCGCCGGGTGGTGCTGCCGCAGGTCACGATGGGGGTGCTGTCGGGCAGTTTGATCGTTTTCGGTCTGTCGGCCAGTTCTTTCGCCATTCCCGGCTTGCTCGGCGGGCGGCGGCTGAAGATGGCCGCGACCCTTGTGTACGACGAATATATGCACGAGCTGAACTGGCCGCTGGGCGCCGCCATCGCCATCATCGTGCTGCTCGCCAACCTGCTGATCATGCTCAGCTATAACCGGGTGGTGGAAGCGCGCGCCCGGCGGACCCTGGGGTAA
- a CDS encoding ABC transporter ATP-binding protein, giving the protein MSFLTLDRLSKHYADLAAVQDVSLSVEKGEFISLLGPSGCGKTTTLQMIAGLTEPSGGRITLNGRDITHEKPNKRGLGIVFQSYALFPHMTVAQNIAFGLEMRKIGRAEREKRVTDVLALVQLSAMADRFPRQLSGGQRQRVAIARALVIEPPLLLLDEPLSNLDAKLREEMQFEIRRIQRRTGTTTIMVTHDQAEALSISDRVVVMEKGRMTQVDTPYTLYEHPATEFIAGFVGRMNRLKGLWRPAAGGVEVGGVLLPASLADGQDGTAVTASLRPEKILLRPQGSGAVQGVIASRFFIGTSWLFTVETALGTLAVSAPNQGEEPPAEGDRVGLDWLPGSLRLEPQA; this is encoded by the coding sequence ATGAGTTTTCTGACGCTGGATCGCTTGAGCAAGCATTACGCCGATCTGGCGGCGGTGCAGGACGTGAGCCTGTCGGTCGAGAAGGGCGAGTTTATCTCGCTGCTCGGCCCCTCCGGCTGCGGCAAGACCACGACTTTGCAGATGATCGCCGGGCTAACGGAACCGTCGGGCGGGCGCATTACCTTGAATGGGCGCGATATTACCCACGAAAAGCCGAATAAGCGCGGCTTGGGCATCGTGTTTCAGTCCTACGCGCTGTTTCCGCATATGACCGTCGCGCAAAACATCGCCTTCGGTTTGGAAATGCGCAAGATCGGGCGGGCAGAGCGCGAAAAGCGGGTGACGGATGTACTGGCGCTGGTGCAGCTTTCGGCGATGGCCGACCGGTTTCCGCGCCAGCTTTCCGGCGGCCAGCGTCAGCGCGTGGCGATTGCCCGGGCGCTGGTGATCGAACCGCCGCTGCTGCTGCTCGACGAACCTTTGTCGAACCTCGACGCCAAACTGCGCGAGGAAATGCAGTTCGAAATCCGCCGCATTCAGCGCCGCACCGGCACCACGACGATCATGGTCACCCATGATCAAGCCGAAGCCCTGTCGATCAGCGACCGGGTGGTGGTGATGGAAAAGGGCCGGATGACCCAGGTCGATACGCCCTATACTCTCTATGAACATCCGGCGACGGAGTTTATTGCGGGCTTCGTCGGGCGCATGAACCGGCTTAAGGGCCTTTGGCGCCCAGCAGCGGGCGGGGTCGAGGTTGGCGGCGTGCTGCTGCCCGCATCCTTGGCCGATGGACAGGATGGCACCGCCGTTACCGCCAGCCTGCGCCCGGAAAAGATTCTGCTGCGGCCCCAGGGTAGCGGCGCCGTGCAAGGGGTGATCGCCAGCCGCTTCTTTATCGGCACCTCCTGGCTGTTCACCGTCGAAACGGCGCTTGGCACGCTGGCGGTGTCCGCCCCGAACCAGGGGGAGGAGCCGCCCGCCGAAGGGGATCGCGTCGGTCTCGATTGGTTGCCCGGTAGCTTGCGCCTGGAGCCGCAGGCATGA